From Micrococcus porci, one genomic window encodes:
- a CDS encoding FAD-dependent oxidoreductase, producing the protein MTPQHVLILGSGAAGAAAARTLASRDDVRVTLVTRTGETPYTRMLIKGIAFGQTPPEMIKLPLPQIEVIADTVLKVDTSAKQAQLTSGAQVSYDALIVATGSMPRSLPADVFGGDDAGQGRVTALHSVGDALGIRKLLTGLGRPARVAIYGGGIIAAETASSLQADGHMVTLVSRSSVPGVGAFGAPVAERLAADHAAKVQARFGRTLQHVDETESGVTITLNDGNPVVADFLLLALGTTPAAPSPWTNGIDVDDHLRAAADHVYAAGGVATHHDEALDAWRIDHWEDAAAQGAHAARAALHDLGVSDDPGAYLPRSPYMAMVYGQMISGVGYTAGADAHLEAGEEFIVRHEIDGIVVGVTGIDAVGTVYQWGQQLHGVRA; encoded by the coding sequence ATGACCCCACAGCACGTCCTCATCCTCGGATCGGGAGCAGCCGGGGCCGCAGCCGCCCGCACTCTCGCCTCACGCGACGATGTCCGGGTGACGCTGGTGACCCGCACCGGGGAGACGCCCTATACGCGGATGCTCATCAAGGGAATCGCGTTCGGTCAGACACCGCCGGAGATGATCAAGCTCCCGCTGCCTCAGATCGAGGTCATCGCCGACACCGTGCTTAAAGTCGATACCTCGGCGAAGCAGGCCCAGTTGACCTCCGGCGCACAAGTCTCCTACGACGCGCTCATCGTCGCGACCGGGAGCATGCCCCGCTCCCTGCCCGCTGACGTGTTCGGCGGCGACGACGCCGGACAAGGGCGGGTCACCGCTCTTCACTCCGTGGGGGATGCCCTGGGCATCCGAAAGCTGCTGACCGGACTGGGGCGACCCGCGCGGGTAGCGATCTACGGCGGTGGAATCATCGCAGCCGAGACGGCCTCGTCTCTGCAAGCCGACGGACACATGGTCACGCTGGTCTCCCGCAGTTCAGTTCCCGGCGTCGGAGCGTTTGGGGCGCCCGTGGCTGAGCGCCTCGCCGCCGACCATGCCGCCAAGGTGCAGGCCCGATTCGGTCGCACTCTCCAGCATGTCGACGAAACAGAATCCGGTGTCACCATCACCCTCAACGACGGAAATCCCGTCGTGGCTGACTTCCTTCTCCTCGCGCTCGGCACGACGCCCGCAGCCCCGTCACCGTGGACGAACGGTATCGACGTCGACGATCACCTCCGCGCCGCGGCAGACCACGTCTACGCAGCCGGAGGCGTGGCCACGCACCACGACGAAGCACTGGACGCCTGGCGCATCGACCATTGGGAAGACGCCGCCGCACAGGGTGCGCATGCCGCGCGGGCCGCATTGCACGACCTCGGCGTTAGCGACGATCCGGGCGCCTACCTGCCACGCAGCCCTTACATGGCAATGGTCTACGGTCAGATGATCTCCGGAGTCGGGTACACAGCCGGCGCAGACGCCCACCTGGAAGCGGGTGAGGAGTTCATCGTCCGCCACGAGATCGACGGCATCGTCGTCGGCGTCACTGGCATCGACGCAGTCGGCACCGTCTACCAGTGGGGGCAGCAGCTCCACGGCGTGCGGGCATAG
- a CDS encoding MFS transporter: MLSLAATILMMAAASAPSLFYPQIAERLGLIPVATTLVFAVYTFTLLAALLYLGPLSDHVGRRPVVAAGSLALALSVAMFWFAGSLAALLVARALQGLAAGLLIPALSAMMIDFESPSHRNIAALWNTIGPMIGLGAGALGAALLLDLTSEPTTAVFGSLVLAFLIVATVVWSTPELVPKTQIRRGDLRPRFTVPPHLRRMFTVGVPVIIAGWATNGLFLALGADLVGSELGGSTHTQAGIVLFALAISGVTASSVLQRRSARTISLYATSALAFGTAVSIGALALGSYPAYVASVAIVGSGFGTAFLGVLRTLMPHTASSERAAVMAVIYTVAYLAFGVPTIVAGLLVPVLTLSGTMTILGAIIIALSLVATVLRLRIPHPAAGPAEADDFPEPPTGSHRRSAPDREEQP, translated from the coding sequence GTGCTCTCGCTGGCAGCGACCATTCTCATGATGGCCGCTGCCAGCGCGCCGTCCTTGTTCTATCCCCAGATCGCCGAACGGCTCGGACTCATCCCCGTCGCCACCACACTCGTGTTCGCGGTCTACACCTTCACCCTCCTGGCCGCGCTGCTCTACCTCGGACCACTCTCCGACCACGTCGGCCGACGTCCGGTCGTGGCCGCCGGTTCTTTGGCGCTGGCGCTGAGCGTGGCCATGTTCTGGTTCGCCGGTAGCCTCGCGGCGCTCCTGGTCGCCCGAGCCTTGCAAGGGCTCGCAGCGGGTCTGCTGATCCCGGCGCTGTCGGCGATGATGATCGACTTCGAGTCCCCGTCACATCGGAACATCGCAGCCCTGTGGAACACGATCGGCCCGATGATTGGCCTTGGGGCCGGGGCTCTCGGTGCTGCACTTCTCCTCGATCTCACCTCCGAACCGACAACTGCCGTCTTCGGGTCGCTCGTGCTTGCCTTCCTCATCGTGGCAACGGTCGTGTGGAGCACACCGGAACTGGTCCCGAAGACCCAGATACGACGTGGCGACCTCCGTCCGCGGTTCACCGTGCCACCGCACCTACGCCGCATGTTCACCGTCGGAGTGCCCGTGATCATCGCCGGGTGGGCGACCAACGGACTCTTCCTTGCGCTCGGAGCCGACCTCGTCGGCAGTGAGCTTGGGGGCTCCACGCACACCCAAGCTGGGATCGTCCTCTTCGCACTGGCGATCTCCGGAGTCACCGCCTCCTCCGTCCTACAGCGGCGTTCCGCCCGCACCATCAGCCTGTATGCGACCAGTGCCCTGGCGTTCGGCACCGCAGTGAGCATCGGCGCCCTCGCACTCGGTTCCTACCCAGCCTATGTCGCCTCGGTCGCGATCGTCGGTTCCGGGTTCGGCACAGCGTTCCTCGGGGTACTGCGCACACTCATGCCCCACACGGCATCGTCGGAACGCGCCGCCGTGATGGCTGTGATCTACACAGTTGCCTACCTGGCATTCGGCGTGCCCACCATCGTCGCCGGATTGCTCGTGCCGGTGCTCACCCTGTCGGGGACGATGACGATCCTCGGTGCGATCATCATCGCCCTCAGCCTCGTCGCCACCGTCCTGCGCCTGCGCATCCCGCACCCGGCCGCAGGCCCGGCAGAGGCTGACGACTTCCCCGAGCCTCCCACCGGCTCTCACCGCCGATCCGCACCCGACCGAGAGGAGCAGCCATGA
- a CDS encoding metal-sensitive transcriptional regulator, with translation MTTTTPTTETHLDTCPAGGDGDASVHGYISDKTKYRNRLRRLEGQIRGIDRMVDEDRYCIDILTQISAVTRALENVALGLLDDHLKHCVLDAALAGGPVSEQRLGEASEAIARLVRS, from the coding sequence ATGACCACTACGACTCCCACCACCGAAACCCATCTCGACACCTGCCCCGCAGGAGGCGACGGCGACGCGTCCGTCCACGGATACATCAGCGATAAGACGAAGTACCGCAATCGCCTGCGCCGCCTGGAAGGCCAAATCCGCGGCATCGATCGGATGGTCGACGAGGACCGCTACTGCATCGACATCCTCACCCAGATCTCCGCAGTCACCAGGGCACTCGAAAACGTCGCCCTCGGCCTGCTCGACGATCACCTCAAGCATTGCGTCCTCGACGCCGCACTCGCCGGCGGACCAGTCAGCGAGCAGAGGCTCGGCGAGGCGTCCGAGGCCATCGCCCGCCTCGTGCGCTCCTGA
- the fdxA gene encoding ferredoxin, which translates to MTYVIALPCVDVKDRACIDECPVDCIYEGERSLYIHPDECVDCGACEPVCPVEAIYYEDDLPDEWSDYSKANVEFFDELGSPGGAAKTGPTGFDHPLIAALPIQHEQTL; encoded by the coding sequence ATGACCTACGTGATCGCGCTTCCCTGCGTGGACGTCAAGGACCGCGCCTGCATCGACGAATGTCCTGTCGACTGCATCTACGAGGGCGAACGCTCGCTCTACATCCACCCCGACGAATGCGTCGACTGCGGAGCCTGCGAACCGGTCTGCCCCGTCGAGGCCATCTACTACGAAGACGACCTGCCCGACGAATGGTCTGACTACTCCAAGGCCAACGTCGAGTTCTTCGACGAGTTGGGTTCTCCCGGAGGAGCCGCGAAGACCGGACCGACGGGCTTCGACCATCCCCTCATCGCCGCATTGCCCATCCAACACGAGCAGACCCTCTGA
- a CDS encoding heavy metal translocating P-type ATPase has product MSTSAPPTGGPDIELEIGGMTCASCANRIEKKLNKLDGVAATVNYATEKAKVTVPAGYDPSLLVAEVEKTGYTAALPKPKDTTANTSETEAGEEEDSELTSLRHRLIGAIVLTVPVIAMAMIPALQFTYWQWASLALAAPVIIWGAWPFHKAAWTNLKHGAATMDTLISMGTSVALLWSLYALFLGTAGTPGMTHPFEFTIAPSDGAANIYLEVGAGVTMFILAGRYFEKRSKRQAGAALRALLELGAKEVAVLRDGVEVKIPTSELAVGDEFIVRPGEKIATDGLVTSGSSAVDASMLTGESVPVEVREGDSVTGATVNAGGRLVVRATRVGSDTQLAQMAKLVEDAQTGKAEVQRLADRISGIFVPIVIVVAFITLGAWLGGGFPVAAAFTAAVAVLVIACPCALGLATPTALLVGTGRGAQMGVLIKGPEVLESTRKVDTVVLDKTGTVTSGKMTLTDVITEPGVDRAELLRFAGALEDSSEHPIAQAIAKGATQEVGQLPTPEDFANVEGKGVQGIVEGTPVVVGRESLLADWSQKLSPEVAQAKAQAEGEGKTVVAIGWDGAARGILVVADTVKPTSAEAIRGLKEIGLTPVLLTGDNEAVARQIASEVGIDEVIAEVLPKDKVDVVTRLQEEGKIVAMVGDGVNDAPALAQADLGLAMGTGTDVAIEASDITLVRGDLRAAVDAIRLSRKTLSTIKTNLFWAFAYNTAAIPVAALGMLNPMLAGAAMAFSSVFVVGNSLRLRGFTSVASK; this is encoded by the coding sequence CTACGATCCGTCACTGCTGGTCGCCGAGGTCGAGAAGACCGGGTACACGGCCGCACTGCCCAAGCCCAAGGACACTACGGCGAACACGTCGGAGACCGAGGCCGGGGAGGAGGAAGACAGTGAGCTCACCTCGCTGCGGCATCGGCTGATCGGCGCGATCGTGCTCACTGTTCCCGTAATCGCGATGGCGATGATCCCCGCGCTGCAGTTCACGTATTGGCAGTGGGCCTCACTCGCCCTGGCCGCACCGGTGATCATCTGGGGAGCTTGGCCGTTCCACAAGGCGGCGTGGACAAACCTCAAGCACGGTGCGGCGACGATGGACACGCTCATCTCGATGGGCACCTCCGTCGCACTGCTCTGGTCGCTCTACGCGCTCTTCCTCGGCACTGCCGGCACTCCCGGCATGACGCACCCCTTCGAGTTCACGATCGCTCCGTCGGATGGCGCGGCGAACATCTACCTCGAAGTCGGCGCGGGCGTGACGATGTTCATCCTCGCCGGCCGCTACTTCGAGAAGCGATCCAAGCGCCAGGCCGGGGCCGCGCTGCGCGCCCTCCTGGAGCTGGGCGCGAAGGAAGTCGCCGTACTCCGCGACGGCGTAGAGGTGAAGATCCCCACCTCTGAGCTGGCGGTCGGCGACGAGTTCATCGTCCGTCCAGGCGAGAAGATCGCCACCGACGGTCTCGTGACCTCCGGCTCCTCCGCGGTGGACGCCTCGATGCTCACCGGCGAGTCCGTGCCGGTCGAGGTCCGCGAGGGCGACTCGGTCACCGGTGCCACCGTCAACGCCGGCGGCCGCCTGGTCGTGCGGGCGACTCGTGTGGGTTCGGACACACAGCTCGCACAGATGGCGAAGCTCGTCGAGGACGCGCAGACCGGCAAGGCCGAGGTGCAGCGTCTGGCCGATCGCATCTCCGGCATCTTCGTGCCGATCGTCATCGTCGTCGCGTTCATCACCCTCGGCGCCTGGCTGGGAGGCGGGTTCCCCGTCGCCGCCGCGTTCACCGCAGCGGTCGCCGTGCTCGTCATCGCCTGCCCCTGCGCGCTGGGTCTGGCAACCCCGACCGCGCTGCTCGTCGGCACCGGGCGCGGTGCGCAGATGGGCGTCCTCATCAAGGGTCCGGAGGTGCTGGAGTCCACTCGCAAGGTCGACACCGTCGTGCTCGATAAGACCGGCACCGTCACCAGCGGCAAGATGACTCTGACCGACGTGATCACTGAGCCCGGTGTGGATCGTGCGGAGCTGCTGCGTTTCGCCGGTGCACTGGAAGACTCTTCCGAGCATCCGATTGCGCAGGCGATCGCCAAGGGCGCGACCCAGGAAGTCGGCCAGCTGCCTACTCCAGAGGACTTCGCCAATGTCGAGGGCAAGGGCGTGCAGGGCATCGTCGAGGGGACCCCGGTCGTCGTCGGCCGCGAGTCTCTGCTGGCGGACTGGTCGCAGAAGCTCTCTCCGGAGGTCGCACAGGCGAAGGCCCAGGCCGAGGGCGAGGGCAAGACGGTCGTCGCGATCGGCTGGGACGGTGCTGCGCGTGGCATCCTGGTCGTCGCCGACACCGTCAAGCCCACGAGCGCCGAGGCGATCCGCGGGCTCAAGGAGATCGGCCTGACCCCGGTGCTGCTCACCGGTGACAACGAGGCCGTGGCCCGCCAGATCGCGTCCGAGGTCGGCATCGACGAGGTCATCGCCGAAGTGCTACCCAAGGACAAGGTCGACGTCGTCACCCGCCTCCAGGAAGAGGGCAAGATCGTCGCGATGGTCGGCGACGGCGTCAACGACGCCCCCGCGCTCGCGCAGGCCGACCTGGGCCTCGCGATGGGCACCGGCACGGACGTCGCGATCGAGGCCTCCGACATCACGCTCGTGCGCGGTGACCTGCGGGCCGCCGTCGACGCGATCCGCCTGTCCAGGAAGACCCTGTCGACGATCAAGACCAACCTGTTCTGGGCATTCGCTTACAACACCGCCGCGATCCCGGTCGCTGCGCTCGGCATGCTCAACCCCATGCTCGCAGGTGCGGCGATGGCGTTCTCCAGCGTCTTCGTCGTCGGCAACAGCCTCCGCCTGCGCGGGTTCACGAGCGTCGCCTCGAAGTGA
- a CDS encoding YdhK family protein, with product MQRRLRTGLAAGALGVALVLAGCASGADDNQQTDPSATEEHQGHGGNNAESGDEEMEHPMDGGPAPEGIAEASEPTYPVGTEVQLTADHMEGMEGATATISGAFDTYTYSVNYTPAGGGDPVTDHKWVVQEEIEDAGDARLADGTEVTLLAEHMEGMEGVKAIIASSTDETVYMVDYETDGMKMTNHKWVVESEIQPAS from the coding sequence ATGCAGAGGAGACTGCGAACAGGACTGGCAGCGGGAGCCCTCGGAGTGGCGCTCGTGCTCGCCGGTTGCGCCAGCGGAGCAGACGACAACCAGCAGACCGACCCCTCGGCTACTGAGGAGCATCAGGGCCACGGCGGCAACAACGCAGAAAGCGGTGATGAAGAGATGGAGCACCCGATGGACGGCGGACCGGCACCCGAGGGTATCGCCGAAGCCAGTGAGCCCACCTACCCTGTCGGTACCGAGGTGCAGCTCACGGCCGACCACATGGAAGGCATGGAAGGGGCTACAGCAACGATTTCCGGCGCATTCGACACGTACACGTACTCCGTGAACTACACGCCCGCAGGTGGCGGCGACCCCGTCACTGATCACAAGTGGGTCGTGCAGGAAGAAATTGAGGATGCCGGCGACGCGCGCCTGGCCGACGGCACAGAGGTGACTCTGCTCGCCGAGCACATGGAAGGCATGGAAGGCGTAAAGGCCATCATTGCTTCGTCCACCGATGAGACGGTCTACATGGTCGACTACGAGACGGACGGCATGAAGATGACGAACCACAAGTGGGTCGTCGAGAGCGAGATCCAACCAGCGTCCTGA